The Staphylococcus saprophyticus subsp. saprophyticus ATCC 15305 = NCTC 7292 genome contains the following window.
AAGTGTACAACGTCTCCGTCTTTCATAATATATTCTTTACCTTCTAGGCGTTGTTTTCCTGCTTCTTTAGCGCCATTCTCACCATCGAATGCCACGTAATCGTCATAGCTCGTTACTTCGGCACGAATAAAACCTCGCTCAAAGTCTGTATGAATGATACCCGCACATTGTGGTGCTGTCATGCCTTTAATAAACGTCCAAGCGCGCACTTCTTGTACACCGGCTGTAAAGTATGTTGCCAAACCTAGCAAGTCATAAGTTGTACGGATTAAACGATCTAAACCTGGCTCTTCAATGCCTAAGTCCTCTAAGAACATTTCGCGATCTTCATCTTCTAAGACAGCAATCTCTTCTTCAATTTTTGCGCTAATGACAATCACTTCTGAATCTTCTTTTGCTGCATATTCACGAATCAGTTTTACTTTTTCATTATCGTCATCGCCGATTTCATCTTCACCGACGTTAGCAATATAAAGCATTTTTTTAGATGTTAACAACTGCGCTTGGTCGATGAATTTTTGATCTTCTTCTGTGAATTCCAGACTTCTTACTGGATTGCCTTCTTCTAAAGCTTCTTTAATTCTTGATAAAATACGTGTTTCATTAACCGCACCTTTATCTTTTTGGCGAGCCATTTTTTCCACTTTTGGTAAACGTTTGTCAACAGATTCTAAATCAGCTAACACCAATTCCATGTTAATGACTTCAATGTCATCAATTGGATCTACACGACCTGAAACATGCGTTACATTATCATCGTCAAATGCACGAACGACTTGGCAAATCGCATCTACTTCACGAATGTGAGATAGGAATTTGTTACCTAGCCCTTCACCTTTTGAAGCGCCTTTAACAATACCTGCAATATCCGTAAATTCAAATGTTGTTGGAATTGTCTTTTTAGGTTGTACCATCTTCGTTAAAACATCTAATCTGCTATCTGGCACTTCGACAATCCCTACGTTCGGATCTATCGTAGCGAACGGATAGTTTGCTGCTAAAGCACCTGCTTTTGTAATTGCATTGAAAAGTGTCGATTTACCTACGTTGGGCAATCCAACAATACCTGCTGTTAAAGCCATTATTCATTCTCCTTATTATCAGTATCTTGTTGGGATACTAGTATTTTTTTAATTTTTTTATTAAAAGTTTGTCTTGGAATCATGATACTTCTTTGACAATTTTCACATTTTATTCGGATGTCAGCACCTACACGAATGATTTTAAAACGATTCGTGCCACATGCGTGTTGTTTTTTCATTTCTACAATATCATTTAAACCGTAATTGGATGTCATTCTGTAACACCTCCGACCGTCTTAATCATTATTTTTGCTGGTTCGCATCGTACTGTACCATCGTTGGCTGTGGTGTTTTAATTTCTTTAAGTTTAAATAATTTCAAGATTTCTTTTCTTAAAATACGCCCACCTGACGCACCTTCGCCTGGAATTGTCTCTGCAGACACACTCAATACGATTTCGTTATTTGTAATCGAATTAACACCTACTACTTCTGGTGTCGAGATAAATAAGTAATATTTAGATCTAATAGATTCAAAATATGTCGTCAGTACTTCTTCCACATGATCAATGTCTTCTGAAATAGATACTGGAATTTCAACAATTGCCTCACCATTTATAACTGAATAATTGGTAATTTCCCCAACACTCCCATTCGGTAGCGTTGTTAATTCACCTGTAATGGTATTAATGCGCATTGATCTTAAACCAATCGATTTCACTGTGCCTTCTGCCACGGGAGAACCACTATTACTAATTTTAACATAATCCCCAACATCAAACTGATTTTCGAAAATAATGAAGAAACCTGTAATAATATCTTTAACAACAGTTTGAGCACCAAAACCTACTGCAAGACCAACGACACCCGCACTGGCAATAATGCCACCTACGCTTATACCGAATTTACTTAAAATGGTCGTCAGTACTATAAACCATACCACATAAGATACTACATTTTGAACTAATGATATCAAAGTTTTCGAACGCTTTTTATTCCCACTTTTGCCTTTATTTTGAATTTTAAAGAACTGCGCAATCGCTTTATTCACAAAGCGCAAAATAATCCATGCCGCGACAACGTATACAATAATCATAATCAGATTAGATAGTAAAGCTTGATACGTTTCCGGCTTTGTTAAAGGTTCTATAATTGAATATAGGATACTTTTAATTTGACCCAACCATATTCCCTCCTAATATAAGTCTCTTTATCACTGTATTATACTCATTTTAGCAATGAAACAAATCCAACTTGCGCTTTAGTATACAAAAATGAACAAGTGGACGCATTGCTTATGCTTATATAAAGTTTAACCTTTTCTAGTTTATTAAAAATATAGGCTTTAGCAAAGTATTTTAGCAATGCTAGATACATTTTTTAATTTTTATACTTAAAAAAAGACAAAAGAAAAAGAACCATAATTAAAAATTATGATTCTTTAACACCCAATTAGTGATATTACTATATTAAACCTATATAATTCAAGTCTTTTTAATTAATTTATAACTCCTATAAGATTTAAACGCATTCATTCAAATATCCTGAGGACTACATTAATTTTATTATATTTAATGACCCGCACTCATAAACTGAAATAATCAAATTAAATATAATTGAATTTTAATAAATATATAATATTAATATTCTAGTATTATTTTTATACATCTAGGCATTTTGTTACAAAAAAATATTAAATTGTTATAATATTCAAATAAAGGAGGTGTGTCGTATGCTAGCTAACTTAGTAGAACAAATTCTTTCTTTAATCCTAGACCAAATTGAATAACGCACAAGTTGTCACGTACAATTTATGAAGGAGGGGGTTTAATGATTGAAAACATTATTGAACTCATTTTCAAGTCGCTTTTAAAATAATTTGAGCACTGCTTTACATGAATCCTTTCGTTGTCGTTGTTGTGCACCAAACCCAAACTACATACATGATGAGCGTCCTTTACGCATGTGTAAGAACACAAACTCAAACTGTATTTAGTTTACAACCTAATAATTGATTTTGAGCACGATTTGAGCACGATTGTTATATCTTAATAAAAGAATCTTAATTAAAGATTATGATGCTTTAACACCCAAATTTATATGATAAGTAATTACTTTAATGTATTGCACTTTCTAACATTTATGAGTAATGAACCAAGCGCACATACTGTCCCTTACAACGGTATGTGCGTGTTTTTTATCTTATATTACTTATACTGTCTCTGCAGCCCTTTAAAATTGAAAATACTGATAATACAAATGCCTTTGCTGATTACCCGACGCCATGCGCATTCCATGTAAAAAACACACATCATTTATCCTCATATTTCAATAAATGACATGTGTATTTTCGGTTTCATGTTTGTTTCCATTATTCAATAATTTGTTTTTCTAAATCATTATGCAATTTAAAAATGATAATTCTTTCACCTGTTCTAGAACTTAAATCTGTATGAAAACTTTTCACTTTTTCGCCTGTTATAGACAGCACGATTTCATCAAGCGCTTCAATACCAGATTCAACCAGTTTAGAACGTGTTTTTTTTATAGTTAACAAACCTTCATTCGTTTCACACACTTTGTACTCTGCTTGAGTCAATACGCCATGTAAACTCACAATAATCATGTCACGTAATATATCCGTTTTAACTGACAGAGAGCCGCGGCCAAGGAAGTCTTTTTCCCATTGGGTAATTGCTTTGCTGATTTCAGACTCATAGCGACCTTTGGTCATTTTCATAAAATATGCATCTCCTGTAGAACTAAAATTAGAAATTCATTTTAACAAAGATAACAGTACCATTTTTTAATCACTTTCTCCATAGTTCTGTCATATTCCCTAGGAAATAACATTGGTTGTCATACGTTAACAAATGCTATGATCCATCATGCTCAGTTCGCATTAACTAAATTTTTTAACTTCGTTTGACCATTCATGCCAGTGATTGTCTTCGTCAACACTTGCTAAACGAACCCAACCATGCATGACTTTCTGCTTAAATGTTTCATCATTTTCTAATAACCGACTAATAAAGGCTTGTGGTGCTTGGATTACAACAACTAATCTAATCGGTGAATGATACATCTTATTATCTGCTGACATCACGGATTGCCATGGTAAACCGGTCAATAAATCACTTGCATTACCTTGCATCACGCCGATACCTGCAGTCACTGATTGTGTTGTTTTACTACCACTTCCGTAATAGTGCGGCGCAACCGTAGATGCGTAATATTGTAAGTTAATCCATTGCGCTACAAGTGCTGGACCCGCAATAATATTTTCTAAAATAGTGCCATTTTCATCGTTTTTCCAATTATAATTATGCAAAAATGCTCTTCCTGCTAAATCACTCTGTTTAGTTAATTCACGCTGACCAATGATAAACGCTGCATTTTTAGCTAGACCCCATTCTGGTCTAATTTCACTCCAATCATTCGTTAATCGATACACTTCATGATTCGGATTGCGATTAGTTAAATTATTATTCGGCAATTGAGAGAGGCGTTTTTTATTTGCTTGATAACTAATTTTTGGCATGGCCGCTTCAATATTTTCATACGCATTACGTGCCGCTTCTGTAAGCTTAGGTACGTAAATCCATGTCAATGTATCAATAGAAGTTTGATGTTCTGCAGCAGCGAAGATTGTCGTCTCAGGAATAGCTACACCCTCTTGCAACAAACCTTGTCTCACTTCTGGCAAATTACATAACTGCGCCAATACTTTTGCATTAAAACCACTCGCCGCACCACCACATGCACCACAATCTAATGACGCTGCATAGGGATTATTGGCACTCTGACTTCCATGTCCACACATGACAACTAACGGTGCGAAATCGTCTGTTAAGTCCATTAGTTTAAGTGCTTGTAGAGCGTAGTTCACTTTTTCTTCATCTGTAAAACCAACCGGCAAATCATCTTCCAAATGTATGTGGCGATGATTGTGCTGATGTTGTGGTTCATAATTTAAAGTCAATGCAGTATCATTGGGTTTCTTTAACCAACTTGTATAAAATTTTCGAATAACACTGCCAACACTTTTCGGTATAAAACTACGTGTAAACATTTGTAGCGATAACCACGGACCACTTAATTCTGGTAATAGTAAGCTAGGCAAGACATTTTGTTTCATTTTTTTAAATGTATACGTCACTGATTCTAATGCATGTTTACGTTGTTGGAATGCATTAGGCTCGTGCTCATGAGTATATTCTTTAATCTTATGCTGTGGCTGGTTCATTACAGGTAATGATGGATGACTATACTTTTTACCCAGTTCCGCTTTTTCGATTGGTAAACCGAAAAATCCAGCTATACCAATAGTTTCAAATGGACCATTAGCTTCAATGTGCTTCCTAAACGGTTCAGAACGCACATCAATACAAAATGCCATTTGTACTAATGTTTGTGATTGTTGTTCAGCCTCAACGCTTGATTTCGGTCCGATCATTGCTTTCAATTGTTGATTATAAGTCGCTTCCCAAGCGTCTAACCATAATTTTCTACAAAATTGTTCATTGAATCGATACGCAAATTGAATATGTGCTTGTTGTGCTTCGATAGATAGAGCTTTCCAAGATTGCATTGAAAAATTGCCCCACTGGATCCATGATGCAATCAGCTCTTCTTTATTCATATCATTTAAATCTTCAGGCTGTGATACAGGTAAATATGGCTCAACAATTGCCCATTCCATAGCAATACGGATAGCAAGATAAGAAAAAAGTAAGTCATGCACTTTGTGATTATGTTCATCTTGCCATAGCATCATGCCAGCCCAACCAGGTAAAGATAGTAAGTGATTTTCTAAATATGTTTGCGCGTCTGCCTCTGAGATATTTAAATAGCTTAATGCTTGTTGCATTAAATCCTCTGCCTCATTAGGTAATGATTTTAAACGTGCGCGTTGATCTTTGGTTAACGCAGGATCATACGCTACTAATCTACGCCAAGCATAGAATAATCCCTTGTCACGATTTGGCATTGTCCATCCAGATTGTGCATCATCAATATATAATTTACACCACTTAATCGTATGGTAATCCACCGTATCAATCAGTCGTTCATTTTTTTCATCTAAAATGTATGTACTCTTTAACGGTACAGTATTTTCAGATTCAAATTTGACCTGTTCATTTAAATCACTAACTAATGCTTCTAGCTGCGATTTAATATCCGTAGGTGTTTCCAACGTCTCCAATTTCAATGCGTTACGGCCATATTGCGCTGCATTTTCTCTTGGAATCTTTAATGCTGTATCATTTAACCATTGTTGAAAAAATTGTTCTACATACGCATCATCAATTTCGCCTTTTTGATTGGCTTCCAAAATAGTCATTCGTGCAGGATACATATCTACTTTGCGCGTTTCTTTTAACCAATGGGCGATTTCATCAAATGATTTATGTTCTAGCCTTGCCCACGGACTTCTAGCAGCGAACACTGAAATAGGTGACAATGGTACGATTACGTTACTCGCACGTGTAACTTTATCATGTATATCATCAATATATGTCGACGCTTGCGTTGATTCTATCTTTGATACGCCCATTTTAATGCCCTCCTTTAGATAAATATGATTTCAAATAGTTAGGGTGTCGTTCTACCGATTCAAGTTTCGCATCACCTAATCGTACAATCCACATGTATAATATCGAGAATGCTTTTGACGAACGATTACGTGCTACCCAAGTACTCATCAAACTACCAAATAGCAATAATACTGCAACTATCACTACTGCAAACATTGGTGGTTGTGCGCTATGGAATGTGATTGTATGTAAAGCGCCACTGAAAAAGTGATGTACAATATAATAGACTGCACCAACCACAATGAGTACAAACAAGCCCATCATACGACCAAATCGACCTTCTCCAAACGCAACAAGTTGTGTCCATGATACTGATAACGACCATGCTAAAATCAAACCACTTACTAGTCGATAACCCTGTTCTGGCGCTGATAACCAAAAGCCTAACCCGATTGCGATTGCAAGACCTCGACCAATTAGAATCCATAGATAAGACATGCGTTCATTAACTCGGCTTGGAACGTTAAAATGACGCACCGCTGAACCAGAACGTAAGAATAACGTCGCTTTAAACAAACCGTGCAATATTAAGTGAATGATTGCAGGAATGTAGGCACCTAATGCACACTGAATTAACATAAAGCCCATTTGACCAATCGTTGATCCAACAAGTAATCGTTTATAATCAACATGCACTAAACTGATACCCGCACCAATTAAAACAGATACACTTGCAAACACAAGTAAGACCATCGTTGCGATGTCACCATTAAATAGTGGTGAAAAACGTGTCAGCATAATACCACCCGCATTAACAATTCCCGCGTGCATGATTGCTGATACCGGTGTAGGTGCTGCTACAGATTCAATCAACCATCTTTGGAATGGCCACTGTGCAGCTGGTACCATAACCGCTAATATAATTAATATATTGATTCCAAATTTTGACCAAGCATTGATCTGCGCTAAATTACTCTCTGTAAATATAGCAGTGTAAT
Protein-coding sequences here:
- a CDS encoding DUF2309 domain-containing protein; amino-acid sequence: MGVSKIESTQASTYIDDIHDKVTRASNVIVPLSPISVFAARSPWARLEHKSFDEIAHWLKETRKVDMYPARMTILEANQKGEIDDAYVEQFFQQWLNDTALKIPRENAAQYGRNALKLETLETPTDIKSQLEALVSDLNEQVKFESENTVPLKSTYILDEKNERLIDTVDYHTIKWCKLYIDDAQSGWTMPNRDKGLFYAWRRLVAYDPALTKDQRARLKSLPNEAEDLMQQALSYLNISEADAQTYLENHLLSLPGWAGMMLWQDEHNHKVHDLLFSYLAIRIAMEWAIVEPYLPVSQPEDLNDMNKEELIASWIQWGNFSMQSWKALSIEAQQAHIQFAYRFNEQFCRKLWLDAWEATYNQQLKAMIGPKSSVEAEQQSQTLVQMAFCIDVRSEPFRKHIEANGPFETIGIAGFFGLPIEKAELGKKYSHPSLPVMNQPQHKIKEYTHEHEPNAFQQRKHALESVTYTFKKMKQNVLPSLLLPELSGPWLSLQMFTRSFIPKSVGSVIRKFYTSWLKKPNDTALTLNYEPQHQHNHRHIHLEDDLPVGFTDEEKVNYALQALKLMDLTDDFAPLVVMCGHGSQSANNPYAASLDCGACGGAASGFNAKVLAQLCNLPEVRQGLLQEGVAIPETTIFAAAEHQTSIDTLTWIYVPKLTEAARNAYENIEAAMPKISYQANKKRLSQLPNNNLTNRNPNHEVYRLTNDWSEIRPEWGLAKNAAFIIGQRELTKQSDLAGRAFLHNYNWKNDENGTILENIIAGPALVAQWINLQYYASTVAPHYYGSGSKTTQSVTAGIGVMQGNASDLLTGLPWQSVMSADNKMYHSPIRLVVVIQAPQAFISRLLENDETFKQKVMHGWVRLASVDEDNHWHEWSNEVKKFS
- a CDS encoding NADH dehydrogenase subunit 5, whose protein sequence is MLTSFNASILLTIFFITIIIAALSGIIFLNKRIPVAYVRIHICIVALPPLLAFIGLLFTSNQVEAGLWYLDILAWLMAFFVLFIGLIIQRYCIRYLAGDRSYRKYFMLFTLTTSFAAMAWLTGDIRIMVISWGCTLIGLTLLISLTSAWRVTRAAAIVTGKLFFLGWIALAIAVVWIGLITGEWHYTAIFTESNLAQINAWSKFGINILIILAVMVPAAQWPFQRWLIESVAAPTPVSAIMHAGIVNAGGIMLTRFSPLFNGDIATMVLLVFASVSVLIGAGISLVHVDYKRLLVGSTIGQMGFMLIQCALGAYIPAIIHLILHGLFKATLFLRSGSAVRHFNVPSRVNERMSYLWILIGRGLAIAIGLGFWLSAPEQGYRLVSGLILAWSLSVSWTQLVAFGEGRFGRMMGLFVLIVVGAVYYIVHHFFSGALHTITFHSAQPPMFAVVIVAVLLLFGSLMSTWVARNRSSKAFSILYMWIVRLGDAKLESVERHPNYLKSYLSKGGH
- the ychF gene encoding redox-regulated ATPase YchF, producing the protein MALTAGIVGLPNVGKSTLFNAITKAGALAANYPFATIDPNVGIVEVPDSRLDVLTKMVQPKKTIPTTFEFTDIAGIVKGASKGEGLGNKFLSHIREVDAICQVVRAFDDDNVTHVSGRVDPIDDIEVINMELVLADLESVDKRLPKVEKMARQKDKGAVNETRILSRIKEALEEGNPVRSLEFTEEDQKFIDQAQLLTSKKMLYIANVGEDEIGDDDNEKVKLIREYAAKEDSEVIVISAKIEEEIAVLEDEDREMFLEDLGIEEPGLDRLIRTTYDLLGLATYFTAGVQEVRAWTFIKGMTAPQCAGIIHTDFERGFIRAEVTSYDDYVAFDGENGAKEAGKQRLEGKEYIMKDGDVVHFRFNV
- a CDS encoding DUF951 domain-containing protein, with product MTSNYGLNDIVEMKKQHACGTNRFKIIRVGADIRIKCENCQRSIMIPRQTFNKKIKKILVSQQDTDNKENE
- a CDS encoding DUF2294 domain-containing protein — protein: MKMTKGRYESEISKAITQWEKDFLGRGSLSVKTDILRDMIIVSLHGVLTQAEYKVCETNEGLLTIKKTRSKLVESGIEALDEIVLSITGEKVKSFHTDLSSRTGERIIIFKLHNDLEKQIIE
- a CDS encoding mechanosensitive ion channel family protein, which codes for MGQIKSILYSIIEPLTKPETYQALLSNLIMIIVYVVAAWIILRFVNKAIAQFFKIQNKGKSGNKKRSKTLISLVQNVVSYVVWFIVLTTILSKFGISVGGIIASAGVVGLAVGFGAQTVVKDIITGFFIIFENQFDVGDYVKISNSGSPVAEGTVKSIGLRSMRINTITGELTTLPNGSVGEITNYSVINGEAIVEIPVSISEDIDHVEEVLTTYFESIRSKYYLFISTPEVVGVNSITNNEIVLSVSAETIPGEGASGGRILRKEILKLFKLKEIKTPQPTMVQYDANQQK